The genomic segment tacgaaatcggaagatgatgattcgtaCGTGTGGTACCTGTTTCCGTTGGCTGATTCTCCAGTGCCGGGcgaagagactcctggcctttCCATCATCTGAGTtaggggaaccgagggagggtgttgcagagccgcctgtagtACAGCCtggattgggggaggagagggtggagccagaacccgagccagagggttCACAGGGGCAGCGGGATCCCGGTGAGGGGGAAAGTCCGACAAATAGGCCCGgggggtcacctggggtgtctaAACAGGGAGAGTccgcagaggaagtacagaggcctcgaaggagtaggcatcccccggagaGACTAACTTGTacagcgccgggagagcagggtgtgatctctactgccctggaaagttatgtcactgctttgtgcacctgggttgggttttgtgttttacaaggagcactggtgaactctgttaacgtcatgagggcaatACTTTTACTGGTGgagggagagtgtacggggtctttctttttgttaaatttaaaatggcttcatttgttatgttatactggggaatgctgagaaagtccataactagacagttgcttgggttattatagatagcagggtgctattaaccaatgggtGATCATGTATCGTTTGCTATTAacatgctgtatcatatgactgtggacggggttttggcggggagccggaggagagatggggaggacggcggacgtgcgggttTTTTTGGCggggagacggaggagagacgaggaatcggaggagagacgaggagtcggaggagagacggggaatcggaggagagacgaggaatcggaggagagacgaggagtcggaggggagacggggaggacggtggagagacggggagtcggaggagaaacgaggagtcgaaggagagacggggagtcggaggagagacgaggaggcggaggggagacggggaggacggtggagagacagggagttggaggagagacggggaatcggaggagagatgaggagtcggaggagagacgaggagtcggaggagagacgaggagtcggaggggagacggggtggacggcggagagacggggaggacggtggagagacgaggTGTCGGAGGAGAAacgaggaggacagtggagagacggggagttggagaagagacggggagtcggaggagagacgaggaggacggcggatgtGCGGAAAGGCTCCGGTTGATCACTCCGGGTGATCCCGAGCCGGGAGTCGACAGAATTTGGGTGAtcgtcaggaatcgattgagctccaacagtagcgcgcgaagaacttggactttgacaagtgtggcgcctttttctttcattactttcctctctgtatcaaatttatattaatgtcatagaattagtaatatctataaagtgtatttgttaaaatttactgggtgtattggctgatgattgatgtttgggattgatttggGAGGCGAATGACCcagtggggagtgttgaggcgggtgtTTGGCGGAATTTCCCCatgacatatacgagccaatataaggGAACGTTAACCTAGAGTGTGTGGAGGGagagtgcggagggagtttcactctgtgtctgaccatcaCATTGTGTGGTAGGGCGCTGCGGAGgaggcttcactctgtgtctgaacacgGGACTCTATGATGAGACGGggtggaggaagtttcactctctgtctgaccccggctGTGTGTGATGAGATGTTGTGGAGGGAGACTCACTCTGTGAacgaccccgagagtgtgtgatgggagagtgtggagggagcttcacgctatgtctgacaccgggagggcatgatgggacggtgtagagagaCATTCACTCTGGGTATGACCCCGGGattgtctgatgggacggtgtggacagAGCCTGACTTTGTGTCTCACAACGgtagagtgtgatgggacggtgtggagggagcttcactctgtgtctaaccctatCAGTGTGTGGTGGGTCGGTGCTGTTCCGAACCCGcaggtttcgtttactgtggactgtcgCTTTAAGAGCGCCTGAgggaggcgggactatgacgccAGTCACAGGATGCTGTGGTTTGGGCAGattaaacacagtgagagagagagagaccttcaATCGtagtagagagagggagagactgcgGAAGCCGGTATCTTCAGCTTGTCGCAATTGTGGCTTGGGAATCTCCTGTGCCCAGAAGTGTGTTTTAAACATCGGCAAACAGTGCACAAcgaatgtgtgactgtcacttcgtaCAACACATAGGAGGAGATTTTGGATTATCCTCTGGGACCACTTTGTAACCCCTGCCTGTGTATGCTGTGTGGTAACCTCTGCAAGACGATAGTCCCGTGACACTCAAGACTCTAAGCTCTTGTTCCCCGCCACCCCCCACAAAACTCAATGGTTATATTCACGCACATATCTACACATAACGCCGTAACTTCTCTTTATCTtggttaagttactatattataagcagttactaataaagatagtgggtttaacatcaaaaccagactcgcACATTTCTAGGGATGTACGGTGTCGAGCATTCTGGCTTGTCGCATGgtcgcctggtgtggaggctgcaaCGCAGAGGGTCGCCATGGACCATAGAAGGttctagactcagccagctccatcacgggcacaaccttcTCCTCCATTGAGGCCATGTTCAAGAAGGAATGCCTCGGGAAATGCCCTGTGCTGATCGATACCATTGAGGAGGGGGTACAGCAGCCGGGAAACTCAGCAATTTACAAGCAGTTGCTTCCCCTCCGACATCAGATTGCAAACGCTCCCTGAACACTTAAACACTGCCTCGGTATTCACcttttttgcagtatttattaatTTTCCCAATTCCCGTGAATTTTATATCTTTGTACCGCGCTGAAGCCACGTTGTGGTTGTACAAAAGGTCGGTGAGGCCGCGCTGGGAGtacggtgttcagttctggtcgcgctgctgtaggaaagatgtcactgagctggaaagagtgcagagggagatttacgaggatggtgCCGGGACTCGAGGGTCTGCGTTATGGAGAGAGAGCAAGAAGGATGGGACTTCGTTCCTTGGACCGTAGGTATGAAGCCAGAAGAGGCACATAcagggtgaatgtgcacagtcttttccccCCGGGTTGGTGAACTGAGGGCCAGTGCGCACAGAATTGAGGCGAGAGTGGGTGGAGGGAACCGAGAGAGGAGAGGCAGCGAATGGGGTCCGAGGGgcagaggaagagggagaaggggaatgaGCTGGAGAGAAGAAGggcagagagagaagaggggtggaAAGTGGGAGTAAATGGGGGGAGAGCGGGGCCGGGAGGGGAGAAGAGTAGTCCAGATGGGGACAGGTAGATCAGTGGGGCAGAACAGGGATGCGTGTAGAGGAGGAAAATGGGGTAGGAGTGAGGTGCggagagggtgggaggggatgAAAGGATGGGGGAGTGAGAGTGGTGTAGATTGAATGGGGAGAATTGTGGAGCACTCATTTGATTAAATCCGTCTCCACGTGGTGTTGACAAAAACCTTGGATCTCTTCAGGTATATCCGGGTATAAATGTGCAGACTTCTCGCAGATGAATCTGTGTCTACTGTTGCAACTGTAGATCCGTGACTCCGAGTCGCACTTAGTGCAGACGTCCCTTCCATAGAGCATCTTGTAAAGAAGATTAGAAGCTACATTCCTAGCAAAGAGGGTTAGACTATTTCAACAGAGACTAAACAGATCTAGCAGACAACCGGAGACCGTCGCAAAATTAATCCCACTAACCTGCGCTCTCTCCACAGCCCATTGTCAGTCTCTAAACTAATCTTATGATACCGCGCTCTCGCCATAGTCCCGAGTATGTCACCGTATGAATTCCACTACACCGTTCTCCCCTACAGTCCCAAGTCAGCTCCCAAATTAATCGCAGTGCACCGCCTTCTCCGACAACGCTGTGTCTGTCAACCAACTAATTTCACTGACCCACTCCAACACTACAGACCAACTAATTCCACTGACCCAGACCAACAACAGTCCAAAACTCACCTGTTttcgcattttccaatccagtacGTTGTGTATCGAGAGACACCATTGTAAACAAGATTCTGTGAAATTAAATCCCTTCATTAATGTTTAGAACCAGACTCTCTCAATGCCTGTCGAAGTGAAGGGACGGTACAGAGAGGAAATCACCcagtgcctgaccccgggagtgtgcgatgggacagtgtgcagggagcctcactctgtgtctgaccccgggagtctgtgatgggacggtgcggagggttCCTCACTCTGTGcctaaccccgggagtgtgcgatgggacggtgtgcagggagcctcactctgtgcctgaccccgggagcgtgtgatgggacagtgtgcagggagattcactctgtgcctgaccccgggagtgtgtgatgggacggtagggagagagattcactctgtgtctaaccacgggagtgtgtgatgggacagtgtggagtgagtttcactctgtgtctcatcccgggagtgtgtgatgggacggtgtggagggagattcactctgtgtctaatcccgggagtgtgtgatggaacggcgtTGAGTGAGCTTCACGGTgactgaccacgggagtgtggacgggacggtgtgtagggagcttcactttgtctCTGATCCCAGTCGTGTTTGTTGCAACAGTGTTGAGGGAAATTCACGGTCTCTGACCCCGGAAGTTTGTGACGGGAcgttgtggaaggagcttcacactgtgtctAATACGAGCAGTGTGTGGTGAGATGGTGTGAAGAAAACTCCACTGTGCGTCACACCCCGGGAGTTCTTGACTGTTGATATCTCTTCGCACGGTAAAACATACCTTTTCCGCGTTTGAATTTATTTCCAGGAGCCTTGCATCAAATTTTGAACAATGTTCCCTCGCTCCATCATAAGATTTTACGGACGTGGATATAAAATAACACCGGCCTTCCTTTTCGGTCCAGTCCGGGGGACACgtttgctctgaaactcaagaaCAAGAAACAGTGAATCTTCCTCCAGTGATCCCGTTGCGCCGACTGGGATCAGAAGAAAGTcaatcttcctccacaccgtcccattgcacactccccCGGTcaaacacagaatgaatctccctccacatcgtcccatcacacacttccgtggtcagacacagagtgaatttccctccacaccgtcccttcacccactcccgcggtcagacacagagtgagtctccctccacaccgtcccatcacacactctcggggtcagacacagagtgaagcaccctccacaccgtcccatcacacattcccagggtcagacacagaatgaagctccctctaccccgtcccatcactcacgtctggggtcaggcacagagtgaagctccctccacaccgtccaatcacacacactcccggggtcagtcacagagtgaaactccctctacgccgtcccatcacacgtcTGGGgacaggcacagagtgaagttccctccactccggctcatcacacactcccgcggtcagacacaaagtgcatctccctccacaccgtcccatcacacagtcccggggtcagacacagagtgaatctccctccgcaccgtcccatcacactctcccgtggCAAGAGATGGAGGAAAgctctccacctcctccctccccttctctcaccCCCCCTGTGAAGAGGAGCAGAGGAACGGGGGGCTGTCGTCTCACCTCTTTTCCTATTTAGGTATTGGCAAATTTGATTTTTCGTTTTGGTGATGGCTCTGTACTTCGTTTCGAGCTGATTGCATTCATGGCGGAGATCGGTGTGTGTTTGATTCAGCTCTGAGAGATCGGAGTTGAGGACGGTAATGTTATTTTCGAGTTTGGATAGTTTGTTGTTGAGGGCGGAAATAGTCTTCAGACAGTTTCTCTGGGAGAGTTCCAGGCGGGAGTTCTCAGATGTCCTGGATTTAAGGGTTGAGCTCAGCTCATGGACTTGCTGTTGATATTGGCGTTGGGTCCTGTTCATCTCCTGATGTTGTTCCCAAAGTCTCCGGTAGTTTCGGTCGGAGGTGATCAGAGACTGACGAGTCTGTGATACTGAGAGTGATAGtaaggggtgtgtcagtgacacGGTGTGAGGTGTCTTTCGGTGTCACAGTGAACTGTGTGTCTGTGTAAGATGAGGGTAGattctgtgtcacagtgagaagCGTGTCTGTGACAAGGTCCGAGGAGTGTCGCTTTCACGGTGTGGGGGTCATACTGAGGTGCGTGTCGGTGTCATAGTGACGGtcgtgtctgtgtcacagtgagggctgtgtgGGTGTTACAgtaaggggtgtgtgggtgtcacagtgaggtgcctgtcggtgtcacagtgagggcctGTCTGTGACACGGTATAGGGAGTGTCAGAGTCAGAGTGAGGGGTTTGTGGCTGTCACAGTGATAGGCCTCTCTATGACACAGTTTGTTGAATGTTGGTGTCACAATGAGAGTCCTGTCGGTGTCAAGGTGAGTGGTCTAtcggtatcacagtgaggggcTTGACTGTGTCACGGTGTGGAGAGTGGCGCTGTCACGCagaggggtgtatcagtgtcacggAGAGGGTTGTGTCgatgtcacagtgatgggtgtgttgCTGTCACAGAGAGGGTTTGTCGGTGTCACGCAGAGGGGtgcgtcagtgttacagtgaggactgtgtcggtgtcacagtgagcggTGTATCAGGGTGACGGAGAGGGtagtgttggtgtcacagtgaacGGAGTGTCAGTGTTTCGGTGTGGGGTGTGTAAGTGTCAAGGTGAAGAGAGCGTCGAAGTCACAGAGtgagggagtgtcggtgtcacagtgatgtaAGGTGTCCGTGACACGGTGAAAGGCGTGACGATGTCACGGTGTGGGgcctgtcggtgtcacagtgagggtcgTGACGATGTCCCTGTGAGAGgagtgtcagtgttacggtgtgCGTTGTAtaagtgtcacggtgaggggggTGTTGGTGTAATAGTGTGGGCTGGACGGTGTCACGGTgcagggtgtgtcggtgtcacagtgtggggaatGTTGTTGTCACGGAGAGAGAAGTGTCGGTGTCAGGGagctgtgtcggtgtcacggtgagggtttTTTCGGTTTTACGGTGAGTCTACTGTCGTGCACCGTGTGCCGGTACTGTTATAATAATGATAAGGGTCTTCTCTATGCTACATTGAGGATAACGTCTGTGTCACGGTAAGGGGCGTGTCGCTGACATAGTGAGGGTCGTGTCAGTGTCACGGTGTGGAACGTGTCGTTGTCACGGTGAAGATCGCAGCGGCGTCACTGTGAGGGGAGATTCTGTGTCACTGTGAACTTTTGCGCAAACATTTCATCCCACTCTGTTTGTTTATGGTCTGACACCACCCGGAGCCCATTCGACTCACCAAAGATCGAGAGCCCGGCCACTATCGCGATAAGGGCGCAGGTAATGAGGCAGAGTAGGCAGATCTTACGGTGCGATCTATTTCCGAAGTTCTCTTTCGACTCCTGTTTATGCGGACCTGTGGAGAGACCATTCAGCGTGTGTGTGAATTCAACCGTGACCACCACTAGTGCTCCCTCCCaaccaccatccgcactctctcctaccaccacaatcacccctccctctctcaatcACATCTACTGTCAGCCGTCATCGATGAGAGTCCAAATTCTGTGACTTGGGAAAGGCTGACTGGTGTCTGACGGATTCCAGAGATCAGTCAGATCTCCCCTGAGCCTCGTCCGCTACAGAGGAAGCCACCCAGGCGTCCGACCTCTCGTTGTAACACATGGCATCGAATCCGAGCAGCGTCCTGTTACACCTCTCTGGTGGGATACCCAACGCCCTGACATCCTTCCGATAATGTGGTCACCGGAACTGTAGACAAAACACCTGATTCACACTAAATAGTGAGTTTGGTAAAATTGCAACATAACTCCCTGACATTTGTACTCAATGCCCCGGCTATTAAAGGCAAGAATGTCTCtattatgtttctctgtttctatgtttcaacacTGCTTAGGGTGCAGGCTTGGCCAGTGTGTCACTTCTTTCATTTGACCTACTAAGGTGCAATATTTTAGGTTTGTCCGAGTTAAGCTCCATCTTCCCGGTCTCCAAACCATATCCGTAACTGATCTACGTCCCAATGAATTATTTGCCAGTCTTGTCTGCTCTCCACAGCACCACCTGTCGGCGGATCATCTGTAAACCTACCAACGCACGCATCTACAATTTAATTCAGATTATTTATATacatttaagagccgagaggtaatgttacagttatataagactctggtctgaccccacttggagcactgtgctcagttctggtcgcctcaccacaggaaagacgtggaaacaatagaaaaggtgcagaggttacaggacgttgcctggattggggacatgctttatgagaataggttgagtgaacacaaccttttctccttggaggggcggaggatgagtggtgacttgaCAAAGGTGTACAAGTTAATGAgagccattgatcgtgtggatagtcagaggcttatccccagggctgaaatggctaacacgagagggcatagatttaaagtacttggaagtaagtacagaggagatgtcggggtacattttttacacagagagtggtgagtgcgtggtgccggcggcggtggtggaggcggaatctatagggccttttaagagactcgtggATGGcgacacggagcttagaaaaatagtgggctatgggtaaaccaggtagttctaaggtaaggacatgttcggcgcagctttcttggccgatgggcctgtattgtgacgtgtgttttctacgtttctatgtttctaacgcACCCATTTACAATTTCGTCCAGGTCATTGATGCATATTACAGACAGGGATTTAACTGGGGAGCCGAGTAATAAACTTTTATTACCCAGATGGTGGTCAGTCTGTGGAAACGAGCTGACAGAGGAAACAGATGCATCAGAAACTTGGTCACTTGGGTGAATGACACGTGATCACTCCAACATGACGTAATCCCTGCGAACCCTGACCTGTTTGTGCAGTGGTTGGCAACCCGCCGGGTCTCGAGGAAATGGGCGGATCTTCGCCCTTATCGATGCGGGGTTCCTCTTTCCGAAAGTTCAGCTCTGAGTAGGTGGCGTTCAGACCGGCGGGGAGAGAGAGTCGGACAGGCAGATTAGGAAGAGAGTGAGAGCGGTAGAAAATGGGGGCGGGTGTCGGAGAcagagagaagagagggggagaaaaaagaGGAAGA from the Mobula birostris isolate sMobBir1 chromosome 13, sMobBir1.hap1, whole genome shotgun sequence genome contains:
- the LOC140207312 gene encoding uncharacterized protein; protein product: MDGSETYMNVKFTKTDARSPSPAEPDVSYAELNVKTLSAPRIRTDGELNFRKEEPRIDKGEDPPISSRPGGLPTTAQTGPHKQESKENFGNRSHRKICLLCLITCALIAIVAGLSIFVSQTRQSLITSDRNYRRLWEQHQEMNRTQRQYQQQVHELSSTLKSRTSENSRLELSQRNCLKTISALNNKLSKLENNITVLNSDLSELNQTHTDLRHECNQLETKYRAITKTKNQICQYLNRKREQTCPPDWTEKEGRCYFISTSVKSYDGAREHCSKFDARLLEINSNAEKNLVYNGVSRYTTYWIGKCENRNVASNLLYKMLYGRDVCTKCDSESRIYSCNSRHRFICEKSAHLYPDIPEEIQGFCQHHVETDLIK